A genomic region of Cannabis sativa cultivar Pink pepper isolate KNU-18-1 chromosome 1, ASM2916894v1, whole genome shotgun sequence contains the following coding sequences:
- the LOC115707420 gene encoding U-box domain-containing protein 8, protein MEAQFPEDFRCPISLEIMSDPVILCSGHTFERASIQRWLDAGHRTCPITKLPLPEYPSLIPNHALRSLISNYALVSPPKLHHQPLGEPQALITTLSSPSSTLDSKLDSVDQLIRLSKRDAAFRSKLTDSGVVTAVLRCVGSNDLILQEKALSLLINLSLDDDNKLGLVAEGAIGQIVTALLGGGSSNCRALAATVLTSLAVVDVNKATIGAYPYAIWALVSLLKDGKGREKREAATALYAICLFPDNRRRAVQCGAVPILMRIADSGLDRSVEVLGLLGKCKEGREEMVNFNGCVRVLVRVLKNGSSRGIQYALLTLNSLCCYNEATCLEAIKQGVLEICIGLLDDDNEKIRRNASNLIQVLSGNYSMR, encoded by the coding sequence ATGGAGGCTCAGTTTCCGGAAGATTTCAGATGCCCGATTTCGCTGGAGATTATGTCTGACCCGGTTATACTATGTTCGGGTCACACATTTGAACGTGCTTCAATCCAACGGTGGTTAGACGCCGGCCACCGGACTTGTCCAATTACCAAACTGCCTCTCCCTGAATACCCTTCTCTCATCCCCAACCATGCTCTCAGGAGCTTGATTTCCAACTATGCCCTTGTCTCCCCTCCGAAATTACATCATCAGCCCCTCGGGGAGCCTCAAGCCTTAATAACCACGCTTTCGTCGCCCTCTTCCACGCTCGATTCCAAGCTTGACTCGGTAGATCAACTCATCCGGCTCTCAAAGCGGGACGCGGCGTTTCGGTCTAAGCTGACTGATTCGGGTGTCGTGACCGCCGTGCTAAGGTGTGTTGGCTCGAATGATCTGATCCTCCAAGAGAAAGCTCTATCTTTACTGATTAACCTTAGTCTGGACGACGATAACAAGCTGGGCTTGGTGGCTGAAGGCGCAATTGGTCAAATTGTGACGGCTTTGCTAGGTGGTGGGTCGTCGAATTGTCGAGCCTTGGCGGCCACCGTGCTGACGAGCTTGGCAGTAGTGGACGTGAACAAAGCTACGATTGGAGCATACCCATATGCGATTTGGGCTTTGGTTTCGCTTCTCAAGGACGGTAAAGGCCGAGAGAAGAGGGAAGCTGCGACAGCGCTCTACGCTATCTGTTTATTCCCTGATAATCGGAGGCGAGCTGTGCAATGCGGGGCCGTTCCGATTTTGATGAGGATTGCAGATTCTGGACTTGATAGGTCTGTAGAAGTTCTGGGTCTACTGGGTAAGTGCAAAGAAGGGAGAGAAGAGATGGTGAACTTTAATGGGTGTGTGAGGGTTTTGGTTAGAGTTTTAAAGAATGGCAGCTCCAGGGGTATTCAATATGCACTCCTAACGTTGAACTCCTTATGTTGTTATAATGAAGCAACGTGTCTAGAAGCCATAAAACAAGGAGTTTTGGAGATTTGTATAGGATTATTGGATGATGATAATGAGAAGATTAGAAGAAATGCTTCTAATTTGATTCAGGTTCTTAGTGGGAACTACTCCATGAGGTGA
- the LOC115707421 gene encoding probable NAD(P)H dehydrogenase (quinone) FQR1-like 1 has translation MATKVYIVYYSMYGHVAKLAEEIQKGAASVEGVEVKLWQVPETLPEDVLGKMGAPPKSDVPIIEPKDLSEADGLLLGFPTRFGMMASQFKAFFDATGGLWRTQELAGKPAGLFYSTGSQGGGQETTALTAITQLVHHGMVFVPIGYTFGAGMFEMENVKGGSPYGSGTFAGDGTRQPSELELQQAFHQGKYFAGIAKKLKGTA, from the exons ATGGCCACTAAAGTTTACATTGT TTATTATTCCATGTACGGACATGTTGCAAAGCTAGCTGAAGAGATTCAGAAAGGTGCTGCCTCAGTGGAGGGAGTAGAAGTAAAACTATGGCAG GTACCTGAGACACTGCCAGAAGATGTTCTTGGCAAGATGGGTGCTCCCCCAAAGAGCGATGTGCCTATCATTGAACCCAAGGATCTTTCTGAGGCTGATGGATTACTTCTTGGCTTCCCAACAAGATTTGGAATGATGGCTTCACAATTTAAAGCATTCTTTGATGCTACCGGGGGTTTGTGGAGAACACAAGAACTCGCAGGCAAACCTGCAGGACTTTTCTACAGCACTGGATCTCAAGGAGGTGGACAAGAGACTACTGC CTTGACAGCCATCACTCAGCTGGTTCACCATGGAATGGTGTTTGTGCCTATTGGATACACTTTTGGAGCTGGGATGTTCGAGATGGAGAATGTGAAGGGTGGCAGCCCTTATGGCTCAGGAACTTTTGCTGGGGATGGCACTAGACAGCCATCTGAACTAGAGCTACAGCAAGCTTTCCATCAGGGGAAGTACTTTGCTGGCATTGCTAAGAAGCTAAAGGGAACTGCTTGA
- the LOC115707425 gene encoding transcription factor bHLH112 isoform X4, with the protein MAEEFQIQGGICGGGNWWNPSRSVFSAAAALPCSMGSFGWPNNIISHDLLDIKMTRSSSSSGDETKIHDDHSCNNIFQDQKSLGHHLQTDDHISNGILNIDSASSLQMMGYGLSTSPTSDFTTNQPFISRSSNNINNGRSERSNNNFYSILQQDHLGSAKLNYENDSSSQIQKDCWTSCTTATTATNPPPKDFSGDDIMDTSATSQALSAGFPVSSSPFEYTSATLLQNLFECETTATTTTCTATATATNQLAAHEQSFGNSNINQLSVNITNSNYANNNNIWPRFSPLILSSRPSAPIPSPSEASGLHFSNNTPFWNASSLPATAAPNDGVFPNSTQQSQAQAQQLRYVTPKFEEKNHKCNNYVTNNKANSNMEDIRHESAGSVSKKSSNSTTGNDQPMVKRPRIETPSPLPTFKVRKEKLGDRITALQQLVSPFGKTDTASVLHEAIEYIKFLHDQVLSTPYMKNNGAAVQAHQQGSNKLVKKQDELSQKQDLKSRGLCLVPISSTFPVANETTADFWTPTSSFGGAFIR; encoded by the exons ATGGCGGAGGAGTTTCAAATTCAGGGAGGGATTTGCGGTGGCGGGAACTGGTGGAACCCATCGAGAAGCGTGTTTTCGGCGGCGGCCGCGTTGCCTTGTTCCATGGGAAGTTTTGGATGGCCGAATAATATTATTAGCCACGATTTGCTTGACATCAAGATGACAAGGTCATCTTCTTCGTCTGGGGATGAGACTAAAATTCATGATGATCACTCTTGTAATAACATTTTTCAAGATCAAAAATCTCTTGGGCATCACCTCCAAACAGATGATCATATAAGTAATGGTATTCTTAATATTGACTCCGCGTCATCCTTGCAAATGATGGGTTATGGCCTTTCAACCTCACCGACCTCAGATTTCACAACTAACCAACCATTTAT TTCTCGAAgtagtaataatattaataatggaAGAAGTGAGAGAtcaaacaacaatttttattccattcttCAACAAGACCACCTGGGTAGCGCCAAGTTGAATTACGAAAACGATTCATCATCTCAAATCCAAAAAGATTGTTGGACAAGTTGTACCACAGCCACTACAGCTACTAATCCTCCGCCCAAGGATTTCTCCGGCGACGATATCATGGACACCTCCGCAACAAGCCAAGCCTTGTCCGCCGGCTTCCCGGTATCCTCGTCTCCGTTCGAGTACACGTCAGCAACATTGTTGCAAAATTTGTTTGAGTGTGAAACTACAGCTACTACTACTACTTGTACAGCAACAGCAACAGCAACAAATCAATTGGCAGCACACGAACAATCTTTTGGAAATAGCAATATTAACCAATTATCAGTGAACATCACTAACAGTAATTAtgctaacaataataatatttggCCAAGATTCTCTCCCTTAATCCTAAGCTCTCGTCCTTCGGCGCCGATTCCTTCTCCTTCAGAAGCTTCtggcttgcacttctccaacaATACACCCTTTTGGAATGCCTCTTCTTTGCCTGCTACTGCCGCTCCAAACGATGGCGTTTTTCCAAATTCTACACAACAATCCCAGGCCCAGGCACAGCAGCTACGATACGTTACACCAAAGTTTGAGGAAAAGAACCATAAATGTAACAATTATGTCACAAATAATAAG GCTAATTCTAATATGGAAGATATTCGTCATGAGTCGGCAGGATCAGTTTCAAAGAAAAGTAGTAATAGTACTACTGGGAATGACCAACCCATGGTGAAGAGACCTAGAATTGAAACGCCGTCACCGTTACCTACTTTTAAG GTCCGGAAAGAGAAGTTGGGGGACCGAATCACTGCTCTTCAGCAACTCGTTTCACCTTTCGGAAAG ACGGATACAGCTTCAGTACTACATGAAGCCATCGAATACATCAAGTTTCTGCACGATCAA GTTTTAAGTACTCCATATATGAAGAATAATGGAGCTGCCGTTCAAGCACACCAACAG GGATCCAATAAACTAGTGAAGAAGCAAGATGAGTTAAGCCAAAAACAAGATTTAAAAAGTCGTGGACTATGTTTGGTTCCAATTTCAAGCACATTTCCAGTTGCCAATGAGACAACAGCTGATTTTTGGACACCCACATCGTCGTTTGGAGGAGCCTTCATCAGGTGA
- the LOC115707425 gene encoding transcription factor bHLH112 isoform X1, producing MAEEFQIQGGICGGGNWWNPSRSVFSAAAALPCSMGSFGWPNNIISHDLLDIKMTRSSSSSGDETKIHDDHSCNNIFQDQKSLGHHLQTDDHISNGILNIDSASSLQMMGYGLSTSPTSDFTTNQPFISSRSSNNINNGRSERSNNNFYSILQQDHLGSAKLNYENDSSSQIQKDCWTSCTTATTATNPPPKDFSGDDIMDTSATSQALSAGFPVSSSPFEYTSATLLQNLFECETTATTTTCTATATATNQLAAHEQSFGNSNINQLSVNITNSNYANNNNIWPRFSPLILSSRPSAPIPSPSEASGLHFSNNTPFWNASSLPATAAPNDGVFPNSTQQSQAQAQQLRYVTPKFEEKNHKCNNYVTNNKANSNMEDIRHESAGSVSKKSSNSTTGNDQPMVKRPRIETPSPLPTFKVRKEKLGDRITALQQLVSPFGKTDTASVLHEAIEYIKFLHDQVSVLSTPYMKNNGAAVQAHQQGSNKLVKKQDELSQKQDLKSRGLCLVPISSTFPVANETTADFWTPTSSFGGAFIR from the exons ATGGCGGAGGAGTTTCAAATTCAGGGAGGGATTTGCGGTGGCGGGAACTGGTGGAACCCATCGAGAAGCGTGTTTTCGGCGGCGGCCGCGTTGCCTTGTTCCATGGGAAGTTTTGGATGGCCGAATAATATTATTAGCCACGATTTGCTTGACATCAAGATGACAAGGTCATCTTCTTCGTCTGGGGATGAGACTAAAATTCATGATGATCACTCTTGTAATAACATTTTTCAAGATCAAAAATCTCTTGGGCATCACCTCCAAACAGATGATCATATAAGTAATGGTATTCTTAATATTGACTCCGCGTCATCCTTGCAAATGATGGGTTATGGCCTTTCAACCTCACCGACCTCAGATTTCACAACTAACCAACCATTTAT TAGTTCTCGAAgtagtaataatattaataatggaAGAAGTGAGAGAtcaaacaacaatttttattccattcttCAACAAGACCACCTGGGTAGCGCCAAGTTGAATTACGAAAACGATTCATCATCTCAAATCCAAAAAGATTGTTGGACAAGTTGTACCACAGCCACTACAGCTACTAATCCTCCGCCCAAGGATTTCTCCGGCGACGATATCATGGACACCTCCGCAACAAGCCAAGCCTTGTCCGCCGGCTTCCCGGTATCCTCGTCTCCGTTCGAGTACACGTCAGCAACATTGTTGCAAAATTTGTTTGAGTGTGAAACTACAGCTACTACTACTACTTGTACAGCAACAGCAACAGCAACAAATCAATTGGCAGCACACGAACAATCTTTTGGAAATAGCAATATTAACCAATTATCAGTGAACATCACTAACAGTAATTAtgctaacaataataatatttggCCAAGATTCTCTCCCTTAATCCTAAGCTCTCGTCCTTCGGCGCCGATTCCTTCTCCTTCAGAAGCTTCtggcttgcacttctccaacaATACACCCTTTTGGAATGCCTCTTCTTTGCCTGCTACTGCCGCTCCAAACGATGGCGTTTTTCCAAATTCTACACAACAATCCCAGGCCCAGGCACAGCAGCTACGATACGTTACACCAAAGTTTGAGGAAAAGAACCATAAATGTAACAATTATGTCACAAATAATAAG GCTAATTCTAATATGGAAGATATTCGTCATGAGTCGGCAGGATCAGTTTCAAAGAAAAGTAGTAATAGTACTACTGGGAATGACCAACCCATGGTGAAGAGACCTAGAATTGAAACGCCGTCACCGTTACCTACTTTTAAG GTCCGGAAAGAGAAGTTGGGGGACCGAATCACTGCTCTTCAGCAACTCGTTTCACCTTTCGGAAAG ACGGATACAGCTTCAGTACTACATGAAGCCATCGAATACATCAAGTTTCTGCACGATCAAGTCAGT GTTTTAAGTACTCCATATATGAAGAATAATGGAGCTGCCGTTCAAGCACACCAACAG GGATCCAATAAACTAGTGAAGAAGCAAGATGAGTTAAGCCAAAAACAAGATTTAAAAAGTCGTGGACTATGTTTGGTTCCAATTTCAAGCACATTTCCAGTTGCCAATGAGACAACAGCTGATTTTTGGACACCCACATCGTCGTTTGGAGGAGCCTTCATCAGGTGA
- the LOC115707425 gene encoding transcription factor bHLH112 isoform X3: protein MAEEFQIQGGICGGGNWWNPSRSVFSAAAALPCSMGSFGWPNNIISHDLLDIKMTRSSSSSGDETKIHDDHSCNNIFQDQKSLGHHLQTDDHISNGILNIDSASSLQMMGYGLSTSPTSDFTTNQPFISSRSSNNINNGRSERSNNNFYSILQQDHLGSAKLNYENDSSSQIQKDCWTSCTTATTATNPPPKDFSGDDIMDTSATSQALSAGFPVSSSPFEYTSATLLQNLFECETTATTTTCTATATATNQLAAHEQSFGNSNINQLSVNITNSNYANNNNIWPRFSPLILSSRPSAPIPSPSEASGLHFSNNTPFWNASSLPATAAPNDGVFPNSTQQSQAQAQQLRYVTPKFEEKNHKCNNYVTNNKANSNMEDIRHESAGSVSKKSSNSTTGNDQPMVKRPRIETPSPLPTFKVRKEKLGDRITALQQLVSPFGKTDTASVLHEAIEYIKFLHDQVLSTPYMKNNGAAVQAHQQGSNKLVKKQDELSQKQDLKSRGLCLVPISSTFPVANETTADFWTPTSSFGGAFIR, encoded by the exons ATGGCGGAGGAGTTTCAAATTCAGGGAGGGATTTGCGGTGGCGGGAACTGGTGGAACCCATCGAGAAGCGTGTTTTCGGCGGCGGCCGCGTTGCCTTGTTCCATGGGAAGTTTTGGATGGCCGAATAATATTATTAGCCACGATTTGCTTGACATCAAGATGACAAGGTCATCTTCTTCGTCTGGGGATGAGACTAAAATTCATGATGATCACTCTTGTAATAACATTTTTCAAGATCAAAAATCTCTTGGGCATCACCTCCAAACAGATGATCATATAAGTAATGGTATTCTTAATATTGACTCCGCGTCATCCTTGCAAATGATGGGTTATGGCCTTTCAACCTCACCGACCTCAGATTTCACAACTAACCAACCATTTAT TAGTTCTCGAAgtagtaataatattaataatggaAGAAGTGAGAGAtcaaacaacaatttttattccattcttCAACAAGACCACCTGGGTAGCGCCAAGTTGAATTACGAAAACGATTCATCATCTCAAATCCAAAAAGATTGTTGGACAAGTTGTACCACAGCCACTACAGCTACTAATCCTCCGCCCAAGGATTTCTCCGGCGACGATATCATGGACACCTCCGCAACAAGCCAAGCCTTGTCCGCCGGCTTCCCGGTATCCTCGTCTCCGTTCGAGTACACGTCAGCAACATTGTTGCAAAATTTGTTTGAGTGTGAAACTACAGCTACTACTACTACTTGTACAGCAACAGCAACAGCAACAAATCAATTGGCAGCACACGAACAATCTTTTGGAAATAGCAATATTAACCAATTATCAGTGAACATCACTAACAGTAATTAtgctaacaataataatatttggCCAAGATTCTCTCCCTTAATCCTAAGCTCTCGTCCTTCGGCGCCGATTCCTTCTCCTTCAGAAGCTTCtggcttgcacttctccaacaATACACCCTTTTGGAATGCCTCTTCTTTGCCTGCTACTGCCGCTCCAAACGATGGCGTTTTTCCAAATTCTACACAACAATCCCAGGCCCAGGCACAGCAGCTACGATACGTTACACCAAAGTTTGAGGAAAAGAACCATAAATGTAACAATTATGTCACAAATAATAAG GCTAATTCTAATATGGAAGATATTCGTCATGAGTCGGCAGGATCAGTTTCAAAGAAAAGTAGTAATAGTACTACTGGGAATGACCAACCCATGGTGAAGAGACCTAGAATTGAAACGCCGTCACCGTTACCTACTTTTAAG GTCCGGAAAGAGAAGTTGGGGGACCGAATCACTGCTCTTCAGCAACTCGTTTCACCTTTCGGAAAG ACGGATACAGCTTCAGTACTACATGAAGCCATCGAATACATCAAGTTTCTGCACGATCAA GTTTTAAGTACTCCATATATGAAGAATAATGGAGCTGCCGTTCAAGCACACCAACAG GGATCCAATAAACTAGTGAAGAAGCAAGATGAGTTAAGCCAAAAACAAGATTTAAAAAGTCGTGGACTATGTTTGGTTCCAATTTCAAGCACATTTCCAGTTGCCAATGAGACAACAGCTGATTTTTGGACACCCACATCGTCGTTTGGAGGAGCCTTCATCAGGTGA
- the LOC115707425 gene encoding transcription factor bHLH112 isoform X2 produces the protein MAEEFQIQGGICGGGNWWNPSRSVFSAAAALPCSMGSFGWPNNIISHDLLDIKMTRSSSSSGDETKIHDDHSCNNIFQDQKSLGHHLQTDDHISNGILNIDSASSLQMMGYGLSTSPTSDFTTNQPFISRSSNNINNGRSERSNNNFYSILQQDHLGSAKLNYENDSSSQIQKDCWTSCTTATTATNPPPKDFSGDDIMDTSATSQALSAGFPVSSSPFEYTSATLLQNLFECETTATTTTCTATATATNQLAAHEQSFGNSNINQLSVNITNSNYANNNNIWPRFSPLILSSRPSAPIPSPSEASGLHFSNNTPFWNASSLPATAAPNDGVFPNSTQQSQAQAQQLRYVTPKFEEKNHKCNNYVTNNKANSNMEDIRHESAGSVSKKSSNSTTGNDQPMVKRPRIETPSPLPTFKVRKEKLGDRITALQQLVSPFGKTDTASVLHEAIEYIKFLHDQVSVLSTPYMKNNGAAVQAHQQGSNKLVKKQDELSQKQDLKSRGLCLVPISSTFPVANETTADFWTPTSSFGGAFIR, from the exons ATGGCGGAGGAGTTTCAAATTCAGGGAGGGATTTGCGGTGGCGGGAACTGGTGGAACCCATCGAGAAGCGTGTTTTCGGCGGCGGCCGCGTTGCCTTGTTCCATGGGAAGTTTTGGATGGCCGAATAATATTATTAGCCACGATTTGCTTGACATCAAGATGACAAGGTCATCTTCTTCGTCTGGGGATGAGACTAAAATTCATGATGATCACTCTTGTAATAACATTTTTCAAGATCAAAAATCTCTTGGGCATCACCTCCAAACAGATGATCATATAAGTAATGGTATTCTTAATATTGACTCCGCGTCATCCTTGCAAATGATGGGTTATGGCCTTTCAACCTCACCGACCTCAGATTTCACAACTAACCAACCATTTAT TTCTCGAAgtagtaataatattaataatggaAGAAGTGAGAGAtcaaacaacaatttttattccattcttCAACAAGACCACCTGGGTAGCGCCAAGTTGAATTACGAAAACGATTCATCATCTCAAATCCAAAAAGATTGTTGGACAAGTTGTACCACAGCCACTACAGCTACTAATCCTCCGCCCAAGGATTTCTCCGGCGACGATATCATGGACACCTCCGCAACAAGCCAAGCCTTGTCCGCCGGCTTCCCGGTATCCTCGTCTCCGTTCGAGTACACGTCAGCAACATTGTTGCAAAATTTGTTTGAGTGTGAAACTACAGCTACTACTACTACTTGTACAGCAACAGCAACAGCAACAAATCAATTGGCAGCACACGAACAATCTTTTGGAAATAGCAATATTAACCAATTATCAGTGAACATCACTAACAGTAATTAtgctaacaataataatatttggCCAAGATTCTCTCCCTTAATCCTAAGCTCTCGTCCTTCGGCGCCGATTCCTTCTCCTTCAGAAGCTTCtggcttgcacttctccaacaATACACCCTTTTGGAATGCCTCTTCTTTGCCTGCTACTGCCGCTCCAAACGATGGCGTTTTTCCAAATTCTACACAACAATCCCAGGCCCAGGCACAGCAGCTACGATACGTTACACCAAAGTTTGAGGAAAAGAACCATAAATGTAACAATTATGTCACAAATAATAAG GCTAATTCTAATATGGAAGATATTCGTCATGAGTCGGCAGGATCAGTTTCAAAGAAAAGTAGTAATAGTACTACTGGGAATGACCAACCCATGGTGAAGAGACCTAGAATTGAAACGCCGTCACCGTTACCTACTTTTAAG GTCCGGAAAGAGAAGTTGGGGGACCGAATCACTGCTCTTCAGCAACTCGTTTCACCTTTCGGAAAG ACGGATACAGCTTCAGTACTACATGAAGCCATCGAATACATCAAGTTTCTGCACGATCAAGTCAGT GTTTTAAGTACTCCATATATGAAGAATAATGGAGCTGCCGTTCAAGCACACCAACAG GGATCCAATAAACTAGTGAAGAAGCAAGATGAGTTAAGCCAAAAACAAGATTTAAAAAGTCGTGGACTATGTTTGGTTCCAATTTCAAGCACATTTCCAGTTGCCAATGAGACAACAGCTGATTTTTGGACACCCACATCGTCGTTTGGAGGAGCCTTCATCAGGTGA
- the LOC115707428 gene encoding uncharacterized protein At5g39570, whose protein sequence is MAFYNSGYYQNSSDLGEYHQTPYAYNSNHFITDQGGSVAYSSYKEPSIYNLFDYNIPTPYNYGANYNNHSNFNHIATTRTAYSVFTSSEPLSVQYHDSVSHYKISYYDHQPKSTQFVISYNSVSPEFAIPEFDDYDPTPYDGGFDIIQAYGKPLQPSPEICYPHSDSTTGEREKPPPSNAEAKEKEKSEPQNGLKPMEAHKKEEEKKPSHESGHGDHGTHNVGVGNDFQYEKQVSGSSSSLIPSGYGLEAMDLCESLFGYWPCLSRYAKRSAMNNNGGGCHDEYGFYEGISSCGSGNQWNGAADYLFGGSDPYVEKRDGGGSYGQPIHCYEKHYQETPLYIQVQPQEDSWSQNFNNF, encoded by the coding sequence ATGGCCTTCTACAACTCTGGATATTACCAGAATTCTTCTGATCTTGGTGAGTATCATCAAACCCCTTATGCTTATAATTCTAATCATTTTATAACTGATCAGGGTGGCTCAGTAGCTTACTCTTCGTACAAAGAGCCAAGTATCTATAATCTCTTTGACTATAATATTCCAACTCCTTATAACTATGGTGCTAATTACAACAACCattctaattttaatcatattGCTACTACTAGAACTGCATACTCTGTTTTTACTTCGAGTGAACCACTGTCGGTTCAGTATCATGATTCTGTCTCCCATTACAAGATCAGTTATTATGATCATCAACCTAAGAGTACCCAGTTCGTAATATCTTACAACTCGGTCTCTCCGGAGTTTGCTATACCTGAATTCGACGACTATGATCCAACCCCTTATGATGGTGGCTTTGATATAATTCAAGCTTATGGAAAGCCACTTCAACCCTCGCCTGAAATTTGTTATCCTCACTCAGACTCTACAACTGGGGAAAGGGAAAAGCCCCCACCTTCCAACGCAGAGGctaaggagaaagagaagagcGAGCCCCAAAATGGGTTAAAGCCGATGGAGGCACATAAGAAGGAAGAGGAGAAAAAGCCAAGCCATGAAAGTGGGCATGGAGATCATGGGACTCATAATGTTGGGGTTGGGAATGATTTTCAATACGAAAAGCAGGTGAGTGGTAGTAGTAGTAGTCTGATTCCAAGTGGGTATGGCTTGGAAGCCATGGATCTTTGCGAAAGCTTGTTCGGGTATTGGCCATGTTTATCACGTTACGCAAAGAGATCAGCTATGAATAATAATGGCGGTGGTTGTCATGATGAGTATGGTTTTTACGAGGGAATCAGCAGCTGTGGGAGTGGGAACCAGTGGAATGGGGCTGCAGATTATCTATTTGGGGGTTCGGATCCGTACGTGGAGAAAAGGGACGGTGGAGGAAGCTATGGTCAACCTATCCATTGCTACGAAAAGCATTATCAGGAGACTCCTCTGTATATTCAGGTTCAGCCTCAGGAGGATTCTTGGTCCCAAAATTTCAACAATTTCTGA